aagaaaacaTCTGACCCTTGTGCCAACACCCTTGGGGAGGGGATATAAAAGCTGCTGTCCGGCCGGTGACTGCCAGACTTGGGGAACTCGGGCTGCGTCGCTGATCTGCGCCCTGACCAGCGGGGATCATGGGGTGCTGCCCAGGGGACTGCTTCGGCTGCTCCGATGAGCAAGACTGCTGTGAAGAGTGTTGCTGCCAGCCGTCCTGCTGTGGCTGCTGCGGGTCCTGCTGCCAAGGGTCCTGCTGCGGCTGCAAAGGTGGAGACTGCGGAGACTACGGAGGCGGCGGCTGCGGGGGCAACAGCTGCTGCTGCGGGTCTTCCTGCTGCAAATCTGGCTGCGGGGGTGGCGGATCTGGCTGCGGGGGTGGCTGCTGCGGGAGCTGCTGCGGATCCGGTTGCTGTGGCTCCGGTGGGTGCTGCGGCCCTGTCTGCTGCCAGCCCTCGCCTATCTGCGACACGAAATGAAGACCCCCTCCACTGAGGCAGTCCCAGGAAAAGCCTCCGTCTGCTCCAGGTGGAGACCTCCTGGTGTCCAGGACCTTACAAGACAGTGTGTCCTGCCTCCCGTGTTATTTGTAGAGGAGGCTTGTTCTCCAGCGCCCGCCCTGCCATTTCAAGGCCCCGAGAACAAGAGCCACGCGCTGGAGAGGCACTAAAACCGCGTGCCAACCAACGTGATCCCGGAAGCCACGAGGGCGAATCCCCGTGGCTTGATTTTCATGGAGTTGAATTTCTTGTCCCTGTAAGGCATCCTCTTATTCAAGGTGTCTTTGGGGCTGACCCCTCTTCTTCAGCTTTCTGCTGCTTTTGAGATGCAAAAATTCCTCCTTGTTCACTTCTTAATAAATTTGAGCACGCTGGCATAACCGAATTAGTTCTGCCGCCTCTTCTTTTGCCCCCTCTTGGGCACTGGGCCTGAAAAATTTACTCTGGCGCCCACAAAGGGCTTTTGAAATGCTGTTTGTGGACCACCTGCATCATagtcacgggggggggggagttagtTAAAATGGTGATTCTGGGGTCCTCCCTGAGACAGCGGGCTGAGCGGACTCAGCATGGGAATCTGTGTTTCTAACGAGAACCCCGGATAATTCCTATGCACCAGAGTTTGAGAACTGCACGTGTAGACTAAAGCTTCCATGTGCAACACGAGAGCCACTTGGGGAGGCTTTAAAAATTGCAGATCACTGGGCTTGGCTGCTAGAGATTTTATCCATTAGCTCTCTGGTGGAGGCCCTGGGCCCTTCATTTtcttataattagaaaatatatttttctaattataagcAAAGTTTCGGGTAAATGCTGATGCTTGCCAAGTTGAAACTTGAGCAAGGTGCACGGCTTCATTCTGCATTATGGTACTCCTAGAATGATTCTGCTGGAGGCTTCAGGTTTGGTCGGAACATTCTGGCAAAGTCAGAGGAGGAGGCTTGGTAAGACAAGCTTGGTTCTGAATGGAAGGGATTGCTGTAGCAAAATCCTGACAGCACATGGGCTCCAGTGATGTTCTGGGAGgcccaggtccttcctccagcctCATGCTTCAGCAGAGTCTCCCGATTCTGGGTTAAGATTCTGTGTCCTGGAACCCACTGCGTTTCTTCTGCAGGAGGCCCAGGGACCAGAGGGGTTAGCACCGTCTGCTAAGTGGATCCTGAAGCGGGTGTGTGGGGGTTCAGCTGGGAGGTTAAAATTCAAAAGATAGTTGATTCAACCTTTTGCTGAATGTGACCTTGAGCTGATACACATGAAATATTATTAATTCTGCTCTTACTCTGGGagaacaatattatttttattcctacaAAGCAATGTTTtattcaacatacaaaaatatatttttctaattataagcATAGATAGCAATGattcctaaaaatataaaaaaatacagaatacttAGGGTTTATTACTGACATGTATCTTTCCATACTCCTTTGTAAGCATTTTTGCAAATAAAACTGGGATAATGCTGCTTTTactttttgcctttaaatttttttgtttcatttttttatatgctaacTTTGAGATATACTACATGTAGTAAATACTCCCATTTTAGTGCACAGTTTGATTAGATTTGATAATTGTATATACGTAAGTAATATACCACTAGTGCACTCAAAATCTAGAACTTTCCATCACTCCTCAAATTCTTCAGTGCCTTTCTGTAGGCAATCCTCCTCACTCTACTACAGTCTCAGAAAACCTTTGATCTGCTTTATGTCACTATaaaatttgccttttctagaatttcatataaacaaaatcatacaCTGTGAACTTTTACACTTAGAATAACACTTAAAATATTCGTTAATATTGTAGCtatcaatagttcattcctttctactgagtgaataaataagattatatgaataaactacattaaaaatattaatctacTGAAGGACGTTTGGATTGTCTGCagttctttgctattgtgaataaggcTGTTATGAATATTCACGTACAAATTTTTGtctggacatatgttttcattattttggaTGAATGCCTAGGTGTTGGATTGCTGGGTAAATAGTAAGTGAATAATTCTCTTCATAAGAAAGTACCTAAATGTTTTTGcaaagtggctataccattttgtATGTACTCCAGTTGCTCCGTGTCCTTGCTAACACTTGatattgtcagtctttttttttagccATTCTAGCAAGTTTCTAGTGATAGctccttgtgttttcattttgttgttgtcgtTGTTGCATTAAAAATACCAGCAGTATTAGCAATATCTTGCCTTAGGAGAGAATTTTAGATTTCACTCTGCTCTGGTTCAGTTTCAGTCTCTACTATTTAGGTCAAGTACTGGTTCTTTAAACCCCCAGAACAAAGCCATGGTCAGAACAGGAGCATGCCAAAGGGACAAAGTTTCCAAGAGGTCATTTGGCCTACACTGAGCAACTGTGATTAATAGTAGCTGCTTCTTTCATTGCTCATGACCATAGCCTCATAGAAGGGTAAATGGAAGGTAGTAATTTCTTTGAATTACCGATAGAGGATTGCCCTTCTTAGCTGTCCGCAGAggtcctcattcattcattcattctacaaatattaataatgaaCTGCCTATGTATCAAACACTACTCTGGGTGCTAGGTATACATCAGGAAGTAAACATAATTCTTCTCCTCCTGGTGTTTATATAACATCAATGGAGACAAGAgctatagaaaagaataaagtagggATGGGATAGATAAAAGAGCTGCCTATTCTACTTAGCAGGGAAGGATTCTTTGAGGTGATGATATTCTAGCATATTGGATGATGCTATGCAATTTTTTCAGCTGAGAGCATTTATGTGaagaatttttttggggggtgaggaGCATTTCTAATTGGAATATCATTGCTGGTTTCACTGAGGAAGAGATGgtgggtggagaggagaggaaatggaAAGGAAGAGATCAGGGTCTTGAGGTCTTCTCCTTGCCTTATCCTCTgcaaagctttctttctttttttttttttttcatttttctgaagctggaaacagggagagacagtcagacagactcccgcatgcgcccgaccgggatccacccggcacgcccaccaggggcgacgctctgcccaccagggggcgatgctctgcccatcctgggcgtcgccatgttgcgaccagagccactctagcgcctggggcagaggccacagagccatccccagcgcccgggccatctttgctccaatggagccttggctgcgggaggggacgagagagacagagaggaaagcgcggcggaggggtggagaagcaaatgggcgcttctcctatgtgccctggccgggaatcgaacccgggtcctccgcacgctaggccaacgctctaccgctgagccaactggccagggcctctgcaaaGCTTTCTAAAAGTTCTCTTCCTCTATTGCCACATCTCAAAGGGTGGCACTCCCTATTACCAATCTTTCACTTTCAACCACTAAGTCTTGTATATTGTGCCCCTTTAAGACTTCTCATATCATTTCTGTCCTAAGGAACTTCCCAGTTCATATTGTCACCAAGAAGCTTTTGGGTAATAGGTCCAGACCCCTAATGGTTGGCCCACTTCCAGACTGGACCTCCTTCTTCAATCACATCTCCACAGTCAGGGAGACCTTTCCAAATGACAAACCTGGTCAAGTTACTCCCCTGCTTAAAACTCCCAGGTGTCAGTATAAAATCCAACTTATTACTGTAGTCTATAGGCTTTACATGGTTGAGTGCCTAGTAACCCCTCTAGACCTGTCACTATTGTTTCCTGTCCCCCTGAAATGTTCATCCTGACTATGGAACCAATTGCTTCTTCCAAAAAGTATCATGCTTTTAAGAAGCCTTCCCTAACTTACCCAAAACCACGTTGGcgtttcccctgtgtgcccccATAGCACCTCATGCGTCCAAGTATTGTATCACTTGTATATATACTGTACCATAATTGCTTATGGATGTATCCATCTTTCTTCTAAACTTGAGCTCATTATGGCTGGAATTGCAACTCATTCATTTTGTATCATCGCACAGAAAGAACCCAAAGATGGCTGTGTTGAATGGATAAATACAATTGAAACTGAGCAAATAATTGCATAAATTATTGCATAAACAGaagaacaatgaatgaatgaaaaaatgattCAGCTTTCTAAAGCTGCCTTTGCACTGATGTTGAAAGCACATGGTGGAGGCAAGGCAAGGCCTCAGTGAGCAAGGATATAAGGCCTTGGTGTTTAGAATCCTAGGGTTTGTTTCTCACCTCATGTCTGTCTCAAGCAGTAGCACTGACACAATGATTTGAGAAAGCATTTGTGTTCTTCACTTTTGTTCACGTTGtctttggtaaaaaaaaacacctgtctTTATTCTTTACCCTTTGGGTCTTGGATATATCTTTCTTTAAAGAGCTGTTAAAATCACCAGAGGACAATAAAGTATACAGATATTGTATTATAAAGCGGTACAactgaaatttatatttattaactaatgttagtccaataaatttaatttaaaaaatcaccagatGTAAGAAGAACTCTGGAGATCTTGATGTGGgggtgagaggaaggaaaagaaacagaagcagagTGGCCAGTTCAGGTGTCTTCCAGGGACAGGTAGAGGCAGTGGTCTGGGGCAGGGCTGCTCGCAGAACAGGAAGAAGGACAGCATTATAGGCAGCTAAGCCTGTGACATGTGGCTTTGACAAAGTCTCCTTAGGAAGGTCTGTCCAGATAGGATGGTGAAGGGGAAGAAGAGCAGCTCTGGATTAGGGGCAAGCTTTATGGGATCTCTAGTAAGTGACAAACTTTTTTATTCCAactccccttccttttcttcatcTGCAATGGAGGAATAAGGTTCCCTGTCTGATGGGATTGCTGATAATTTTAAATTAGGCCACTGCTGTGAAGTGCAGTCATTTAAAATCCAGCCAgaggcttctggtcaagatgtGGTATAGGTAAATGTGGTACCAGCTTCCTCCcacaactacatcaaaattacaacaaaactacagaacaaccatcattcagaaatgCCTGAAATCTGTCTGAGTGGAATTCACAACTAGGGAAATAAAGAAGCCAcagtgagactggtaggaggggtggagacaaGAAGGTTGTGGCTGGTCCCACAACTGCATGTGGAGGCTAAATATCAGGAGGAATACCTCAGCTGCAAAGGTCCTCCCCGAGATACAAGGGGTCCCTGAGAAGCAAGGGGTCCCAGGCCCACAccagccccccagcccagggtttcagtgccaggaagagaagtaccCATAAccctggctgtaaaaaccagcagggattgtggctgggcaagatggagggctg
The DNA window shown above is from Saccopteryx bilineata isolate mSacBil1 chromosome 2, mSacBil1_pri_phased_curated, whole genome shotgun sequence and carries:
- the KRTAP17-1 gene encoding keratin-associated protein 17-1, which encodes MGCCPGDCFGCSDEQDCCEECCCQPSCCGCCGSCCQGSCCGCKGGDCGDYGGGGCGGNSCCCGSSCCKSGCGGGGSGCGGGCCGSCCGSGCCGSGGCCGPVCCQPSPICDTK